A stretch of Oncorhynchus gorbuscha isolate QuinsamMale2020 ecotype Even-year linkage group LG24, OgorEven_v1.0, whole genome shotgun sequence DNA encodes these proteins:
- the LOC124012562 gene encoding dnaJ homolog subfamily C member 8-like, which translates to MNDAEMAAAGGEPSAQSGPDDLFNHFYTEVKQIEKRDSVLTSKQQIDRLLRPGSSYFNLNPFEVLQIDPEATDEELKKRFRALSILVHPDKNQDDPDRAQLAFEAVDKAYKNLLEPEQKKRAVDVIQAGREYVEHNMKEKKKQLKKDGKPQFVEEDDPEMFRQAVYKQTMKLFAELEIKRKEREAKDMHERKRAREEEIETAEKAKREREWQKNFEETRDGRVDSWRSFQAGKGKAKKEKKPRSFLKPPKVKMEQRE; encoded by the exons GAGGAGAGCCCTCTGCCCAGAGTGGTCCGGATGATTTGTTCAATCATTTCTACACAGAG GTAAAGCAGATAGAGAAAAGAGACTCTGTGCTAACCTCGAAGCAGCAAATAGACAGGCTGCTCAGACCTGGGTCGTCCTACTTCAATTTAAACCCCTTTGAG GTGTTACAAATCGATCCAGAGGCAACAGATGAGGAGTTGAAGAAGAGATTCCGAGCG TTGTCCATCTTGGTCCATCCAGACAAGAACCAGGATGATCCAGACAGAGCACAACTAGCCTTTGAAG CTGTGGACAAGGCATACAAAAACCTGCTGGAACCAGAACAGAAGAAGAGGGCAGTTGATGTAATCCAAGCAGGAAGGGAATATGTTGAGCATAAT atgaaagagaagaagaaacagcTGAAGAAGGATGGAAAGCCTCAATTCGTGGAGGAGGATGACCCAGAAATG TTCAGACAGGCGGTGTACAAGCAGACTATGAAGTTGTTTGCAGAGCTTGAAAtcaagaggaaggagagggaagccAAGGACATGCATGAACG GAAAAGGGCAAGAGAGGAAGAGATTGAGACGGCAGAGAAAGCGAAGCGAGAGAGGGAATGGCAGAAGAACTTTGAG GAAACAAGGGATGGCCGAGTGGATAGTTGGAGGAGTTTCCAGGCAGGCAAAGGCAAAGCTAAAAAAGAGAAGAAACCCCGGTCGTTCTTGAAGCCTCCTAAAGTCAAGATGGAGCAGAGAGAGTGA